The Theobroma cacao cultivar B97-61/B2 chromosome 1, Criollo_cocoa_genome_V2, whole genome shotgun sequence genome contains the following window.
GTGCCAAACAGAGAAGGACAAAGAAATGAGGTTAAATgtggaaagagaaaaaggaagagggaaagagagagagactctGCCTTGGCTTCGTAGATACGAGGGCCGTGATAGGCCAGGACACGTTCGCCCTCGGAGAAGAGGTTGGAATTGGAGGGAGGAGTGTCGCCGCTGGACGTATCAGCGTCGGTTGCCGTCTCCTCCTTCGACGAACTtcccatatttttttatttagctTTCTGATTTTTCCCGCTGACAGAAAAGAGAGGGAAACAGCTGATCTGTTCCTGCTGCAGCGCTGCTTTTAACTATTTGCTGCTGTTTTGGCATCTGCCTTCTGATTTACTCTTTCGAGTCTATTGCTCCCACTCggattttttacttttctctcttgaaaaattttccacccaagcttgaaaaatgtgTAAGACCATGGTGAGATTTTGCACTTTAATATTTGGactaattttgttaaaattattactataaaaatattttaacttaaaatattttaataatgtaAAAACAACTAGTTTTGCTAATCCAGAATTAACTTGTTGAAGAAAACTTTCTTTATATaacatattttattgaaaatttaatatttttattatttaaataaattattaaattaatttttattattttaattatcttgttaaaaaatattttctatcgtcgtccatttttaaaaatttttcccATCTTCAATAACTTTTCATGAcatcataaaattattaatattcatcaattatgcgaaatattttaaatatttttttaatattaaaaaatattatatgtaatattttatttatttatttatgtatttcTTATCGTATAAgtaagtaaattataaattagaACACTATCAAAATAAGAGATTTCATGtgtaataaatttattttttattctatataaaaaaatttaattaatgttaattattttgaattatattCAAAATTGTAGTATCTTAGGAAATGTAATTATAGACGATATCATCCTTTGAAATAGTTGAATAAAAATAGTCAATAatgttttgttgaaaaataataatgaataatgaaatgaagaaaaggcAAATAGTTGAATAGTTAATAATACTTTGTTGAGAagtaattgaataaaatatgatGCTTTATGAGATCgatttcaaaaaagaaaagacaatgATGCTTTATGGATCGATCTCAAGATTTATGAGATCGatcttaaaaaaagaaaagacggTAAAGAAAGgaatgaaaaatgattttatattttttataagatttttttttattaatgataattttttaataatttaaaaatattttacttcgtataaatatttttaaaataccaAATAAcgaaaaataatcaaaaagagCCTCAATCAAATAACTGTTGccatttgttttaaaaaaaatactaagtACATGTTTggcttaaattttttttagtttatctatctcttaaaagtaaaaatcagGCCAAACATGATCTTTTgagaaacttaaaaaaatttttaaaaaagagtttaaaaaaaaactcaaaggatgagcttttttttcttttcttttaaaaatacaagaaaatttttatttttattccaaaaatatcctcatttattaaaaataattataatattaccctcttaaaaaatacattctatgataattttaacaaaaattataacttataaaaaaaatttatcaaataactgtagcttaattttaaaaattattatttttcataagagcttcataatagtttttaagttaaaaaaaaattaggtcaAACAGGCTCTAAGAATTCCTCACTTGTTTTTAAACTTgcttatatattaaaaagaatgTGAATGtgataaattttcaatggtttgaaagaaaatataattttaataatatcttTGGAGCACTTGTTAAGTTGTtaggaaaattaatttaaaaattactttaatattctttttttttaaatatagtcCAAAAAGGACACAGGTAGAAAATGCCAGAGGCCCAAGCCCTGGTGAAGGGTAGAAATATTTGAAAGACTTCGTGTCCTTCAACCAGGCTTGGGCCAATTCCTTTAGCTATTTATGATGGGCCCTATCGAACTATCAATGTGTAATTTGTGAGAATTTATTAAAggttaaagaaaaatgataaattaagtatttaattatgtatacatatatatatatatatatatatatcacttTGTATATTTATACAATCTCAAGGTCGGTGATTTCTTTGGTCTATCTAAGATATATAAGATGTAACACTAACTAAACTTTCCTATATTATTTTCTGACAGCTGCTATACCTAACTTTACAGTACGTTCCTATTCCTATTCTTGATTTGCATTGATTTCCATTGATTTCCATCGTCCTTGTGCTGTTTCCATCCCCCCCCTCCCCCAAAGACTAGCTAAAACTTGCTCAAAAGAGTGTATAATGGATTTTTATTATGCTGAATACTTGCAAAGTTATTAATTCACATGTGTTTATTAGGTGACAAGTCCATGAATCAGAGATAGTTGAAGAGATCAAAGACTAAAGCCTAATAAAGACCAATCCTTCGTCTTTTCTCTCCTATTAAACATAAGGAAAATGTAAAGTTAAGCCTTTTTTGCACAATCTCTTTATATTCAAAGATGAATCTGCACATTGCTGACTACtttctttggttttgtttttacaaTCTCTACGttgaatttataataattatgacTTTTTAATTATACATAATTAAAGATTCACGCAATCACTAATACATATTCAGTTTAGTATATAATAATTCTTCTCACGAGTGAGACAACaatatttaagtattttttttctttagataTGAGATTTAAGTAGTTAAAATAATTAGCCAtgattttttctcttaaagCAATTTAACTTTTGAAAGAGTTGAAAATCAAAATGCagcctttatttatttattttttctttcaatggAGATTAACTACCATCGTTATCCTTCTTTGAACTGATTGATCATAGGGCAAAGCATGAAGATGATCAAATACTCTGGTCGCATGACAACTTCATGAATTACACACAGAAGCatagaaaattttctcttaGATCACATACAATGGAGACTTAAATCTGAAAACTCAAGAATCGAAGACTATATTTTTTGCTGttaaattaatcaacaaagcttctttaaataatttagataGTTATTGAAATATgtatacaaaaaattataaatatatatacacatatatataccAATACAATATAACGTCTAATTCATATTGATACATGAAAGGAAAAACGAGGGACGGTTTACTGGCCGACCACAATTCCAAGGTCGTACAAGATCTATTTATTCCAACTAAAATTTCCTATACTATTTCTAGTGTTGATGTTTCATTGATTTCCATGGCGCTTATGAGTACTTTTTTCcaaagatgaaaggaaaatTGGAGCTAAAGACTTGGAGAGGGCAACATTTCAATCTAGgtaaaacttgctaaaaatagTGTGCATGTGCAATCTAAGTTAATAGTACGGTATGCGTGCAGAGAGTTATTAATGCGCATAAGTTATCTGGCTTCACACGTTCCGGCCATCAAATCGTCGCAAGTCAATATTCTCTTTTGACATCATGCGTGTTGCCTCATGCTTgtctaatttttctttctttctttctatttttcttcattttggtTTCCTACTGCCGATCATGTCAACAGTACTGTCATAATATGTTCAAGTAAATATAATGatataatttgtaaataaatttatttatgaatttttttgtatttattcCAATATAATATCAGATAATAAATGTTTTCTAATTTAACATACATTTTTCtatatttctcaattatcagatttaaaaaatgtataatTCCTTAAAcgaaaattcaaaaagtttgaaatttgaaaaaaaggaaacgaAAAAGAGCTCTTTAACGTGGACTTGAGTAGCTGAATATAATATACTGGATACTTCATATGGCAAAAAAGTAGTTGAAAATCAACAAGGCCGCCTTTCCTAGTTTGCTTGTATGACTTTGATACTCAAGGATATATTACACTCCATAACTCCTTTTCTTTATGGTATGAACTATCTCTGATTTATGGAAGTAAAGATTCAAGTAATCAGTAAAATTTCAGTTTATTACTTGTACAAGTAATTCCTTTCAATGAGTAAAAGATTTGGCTGCAACTGATCCAAagtaaaagttaaaatttataaatagtcacaactatttttaaaaatgattttactattgaaaaagttgaaaaatgaataTACAATATTTAATTCCCTTTTTCCCTTGGAGATTAACTACcactattttatttatgtgaactttcaattttgtttgttCTTTGGGAGTTGGAGGAAACTTCTTGgctagtaaaaaaaaaaaaaattgattgatcACAGTTGAAGATGATAAAAGACTTTGACTGTGTGACAAgttcataaattaattaattaattacacatagattccaagaaaagaattaCATGAACAAAGAATCTCTTATTACAACTGCTGAAAAAGATTTGGATACATTATCTTTGAGCACCAATGAAGCACTGAAAACAGCTGTGACACTTCTTTAgataaacaacaaaataaataatgaactAAAAGAATGAGCTCGTATATAGTATAAACTAGGTCTTCTTGTTGCTAAAACCCGCTTGTATTGTTGGTGTTGCCTAAATATCTACTTGTTTCTCATACAAGCCTCGGGCCGGTAACTTTTTTACCTCTGTTATTTGACTGTCAATGAATTAGTTTCCTTCTCCAGGGCTCGGACCAGAGTCCTTCATGTCGCCATTAGTCTGGTTGTCTGTAAATTTATTTCCCACACCAGGGCTTGGACCAGAGTCCTTGATGCCTCCAAGGGTTTGGTCGTCAGTTAACTTGTTTCCCACACCAGGACTCGGGCCTGAATCCTTAATGCCTCCGAGATTAGAGCTGTCAGTTAATTTGTTTCCTACACCAGGGCTGGGACCAGAGTCTTTGATTCCACCTAAATTGAAGCTATCAGTGAACTGATTTCCCACACCGGGACTTGGACCGGAGTCCTTAATGCCTCCTAGAGTGAAGCTATCGGTTAACTTGTTTCCTACCCCAGGTCTCGGCCCGGAGTCCTTTATACCTCCAAGAGTCGAGCTCTCGATTAACTTGTGTCCCTGACCAGGACTCGGCCCGGAGTCCTTTATACCTCCAAGAGTCGAGCTGTCGATTAACTTGTGTCCCTCACCAGGACTCGGACCAGAGTCCTTTATACCTCCAAGAGGCAAGCTGTCGGTTAACTTGTGCCCCTCACCACCAGAGCTTGGACCAGAGTTCTTAATGCCTCCGAGGGTCTGACTATCAGTGAACTTGTGTCCCCCGCCAGGACTTGGACCTGACTCTTTGATGGCTCCAAGGTATAAGCCAATATCAAAGAAGTCAGGGACCTTTCCGCCGGCAAAGTTTTGGGACATCAGGATACTGAAGGGATCCCGAGCTTCAGTCTCAATGAGAATGGAACTCAGCagtaaaagaagagaagaaaagctaaaaaatgattttattgtAGTCGTCATATTGGAaagtgagaaaaagaaagagtttctgttggtaattattttatttcctagaattggataattgaaacagCGGGAAGTGAAGGTGAGGAATGCTGTAGCAGGTTTTCAGAGCAAAGCGAAGCACGTTTATGTGATTATTGGGTATGGACAATGAAAATCTGATGCGCTATTTATAGCGTTGGTGAgacttttaagaaaaaaatattatggcGTTGGTGAGGAAATTAGCAGTAGGTTTTTTTGACTAATGTAATTGCTTGAGAGATACTTCATTTTTCCAGCCTCCTATATTTTCCAAAAGAAAACGTGGTTCCTGCTAAGGAAACAACTGGGGAAGTTTCTGGgattaaagaaaagagaaattgaaCGAAGCCtggaaaaatcaaacaaaaattggAGATTACGAGTCTAAGCTGTAAGTGGAAGTCATGGAATAACAAGGTAAAAGACGCTATAAAATTGTGGATTCTTAGCTTTCCCTGGCCGCCTGACGGCCTGAGTCGTCGAGgaagtattttttttccattggcAGCTCCACTGGGGGACCAAAGACCGTGCAAATATCTTTGAATTGATTACAGGGGGGGGGAATAAAGCTTTGACTGGTTAGTTAGTCAAATCTATGTTTGGCGATTGGAATTAGTTCAAATGCTTTGGTATGTTAATAGAGTACTCTTCgcgaaaatttgttttttaagtcatatatatgatatatatatttttaaatcagATTAAGTAAAAATGATTTATGTACTCTTCCTGTGCCGCCTTGGTGTTTATGTTTCAGTCACATGGTATGCTAATTTATACTATGAAGCAGCCCCTTGAATTTTGATAGTTGATTGATGACTTctaattgaaaatattaaataataaagttTCAAAAACATAATAGCTACGAATCTACGACGACTAAGAGGTCATgctattatattttttgggTACATCTAAAAAGTTATTCTATTATAAGATAAAACTCAATGAAATTAATGTGTACCTAActacaaaatttatttattcttcacttttaacttttttcaatcattactttaatttattatcatttatttttccaaattAGGAATGCGatagataataaaatataagttttttttttttaaatgggcTTCATGTACAAGTCGTTTCTAACAATAGatctctttataattttaattatatttagccaagagaattaaaatttagataaaattatctttaatgaaaCTGACCTATTTATTTGGCTCCGCGTCTCAACTTGAAACCTATTAACGGGTCAAGTATGTTTAGGTCTGCGCCTCAAACCAACTCATATTCTTTAAGCGTTTCTCGTCAGACTATTCATATCTAGAGTATTCCTTACCAGAAAGCAAacgtttaagcattttgagcattttgaagtagtttttgatacacgaagaaaacttttgagttttttGAGTATTTTTAAGCATATTTgagtgatttttgatatatgaagaaaaacttttgaatACTTTGAGCACTCTTTGTCAAGTAGGCATATTCGTTAATTT
Protein-coding sequences here:
- the LOC18611205 gene encoding uncharacterized protein LOC18611205, producing MTTTIKSFFSFSSLLLLLSSILIETEARDPFSILMSQNFAGGKVPDFFDIGLYLGAIKESGPSPGGGHKFTDSQTLGGIKNSGPSSGGEGHKLTDSLPLGGIKDSGPSPGEGHKLIDSSTLGGIKDSGPSPGQGHKLIESSTLGGIKDSGPRPGVGNKLTDSFTLGGIKDSGPSPGVGNQFTDSFNLGGIKDSGPSPGVGNKLTDSSNLGGIKDSGPSPGVGNKLTDDQTLGGIKDSGPSPGVGNKFTDNQTNGDMKDSGPSPGEGN